From Lysobacter auxotrophicus, the proteins below share one genomic window:
- a CDS encoding NAD-dependent epimerase/dehydratase family protein, producing the protein MADTSPGTILVTGAAGFIGAYTCRALKARGARVVGLDNFNDYYDPQLKRDRVAALCPDVDIRALDLTDRDGLAAHFDEIAPTHVIHLAAQAGVRYSLTNPHAYVDSNLVGFVNMLELCRHRGVQHLAYASSSSVYGDSATPPFSEDQRIDQPRSLYAATKAANELMAHTYAHLYGLRSTGLRFFTVYGPWGRPDMAPLLFSRAVLAGRPIDVFNHGKMRRDFTFVDDIVAGVLGALDNPPEGEVPHRVFNLGNHTPVELERFIAVIEEAAGQPAQKVYKPMQPGDMIETMADTQRAHDAFGFEPATSIETGLPQVVAWCRDYFGENA; encoded by the coding sequence ATGGCTGACACCTCCCCCGGCACCATCCTCGTCACCGGCGCGGCCGGCTTCATCGGCGCCTACACCTGCCGCGCATTGAAGGCGCGCGGCGCCCGCGTCGTCGGGCTGGACAACTTCAACGATTACTACGACCCGCAGCTCAAGCGCGACCGCGTCGCCGCGCTGTGCCCGGATGTCGACATCCGCGCGCTCGACCTGACCGATCGCGACGGCCTCGCGGCGCACTTCGACGAGATCGCGCCGACGCATGTCATCCATCTCGCCGCGCAGGCCGGCGTGCGTTACTCGCTGACCAACCCGCACGCGTACGTCGACAGCAATCTGGTCGGCTTCGTCAACATGCTGGAGCTGTGCCGCCATCGGGGCGTGCAACACCTGGCGTATGCGAGTTCGTCGTCGGTGTACGGCGACTCGGCGACGCCGCCGTTCTCCGAGGACCAGCGCATCGACCAGCCGCGCTCGCTCTACGCCGCGACCAAGGCCGCGAACGAGCTGATGGCGCATACCTACGCGCACCTCTATGGCCTGCGTTCGACGGGCCTGCGGTTCTTCACCGTGTACGGCCCGTGGGGCCGCCCGGACATGGCGCCGCTGCTGTTCTCGCGCGCGGTGCTCGCCGGCCGGCCGATCGACGTGTTCAACCACGGGAAGATGCGGCGCGATTTCACCTTCGTCGACGACATCGTGGCCGGCGTGCTCGGCGCGCTGGACAACCCGCCGGAAGGCGAGGTGCCGCATCGGGTCTTCAATCTCGGCAACCACACGCCGGTGGAACTCGAGCGCTTCATCGCGGTCATCGAAGAGGCCGCCGGACAGCCGGCCCAGAAGGTGTACAAGCCGATGCAGCCCGGCGACATGATCGAAACCATGGCCGACACGCAGCGCGCGCACGATGCGTTCGGCTTCGAACCGGCGACGTCCATCGAGACCGGCCTGCCCCAGGTCGTGGCGTGGTGCCGCGACTACTTCGGCGAGAACGCCTGA
- a CDS encoding AMP-binding protein, with amino-acid sequence MHGTGALAIAFDEGGHAIDRALFARHVRALAATLPAARFALNLCEDRYRYLVAFCAAAVRGQTTLMPPSRAPGVVEQVQAQHPDSYCLTDVDLSPAPPHCVRMPDTLAELDGEPLFVDAHARVAIGFTSGSTGQPRAYSKTWISFRTSTAQNLAALDGLLRDDLTHVIATVPPQHMYGMEMSVLMPLLGPVAVHAARPLFPADVARALHDSPTPPLLVTTPVHLRALVASGLDLPPLAGIVSATAPMPPELAAQAEARFGCEVREVFGSTETCVFARRRTARDAAWTPLPGVRLAPQPDGTAVHAAHLAEAIVLADLMEVHADGRFELRGRNADLLDIAGKRASLGDLTRKLLAVPGVEDGVMFQLDAEDAIGVRRIAALVVAPGVDEHDILHALRQQLDPVFLPRPLRRVEALPRNETGKLPRHALEALLHAHEPRAVEGVGAG; translated from the coding sequence ATGCACGGTACCGGCGCGCTCGCCATCGCCTTCGACGAAGGCGGTCACGCGATCGACCGCGCGTTGTTCGCGCGGCACGTGCGCGCGCTGGCCGCGACGCTGCCCGCCGCGCGATTCGCGCTGAACCTGTGCGAGGACCGCTACCGCTACCTCGTCGCCTTCTGCGCCGCCGCGGTGCGCGGACAGACCACGCTGATGCCGCCCTCGCGCGCGCCCGGCGTGGTGGAGCAGGTGCAGGCACAGCATCCCGACAGCTATTGCCTGACCGACGTCGACCTCTCGCCCGCGCCGCCGCATTGCGTGCGCATGCCCGACACCCTGGCCGAACTCGACGGCGAACCGCTGTTCGTCGACGCCCACGCGCGCGTGGCCATCGGCTTCACCTCCGGCAGCACCGGCCAGCCGCGTGCGTACAGCAAGACGTGGATCAGCTTCCGCACGAGCACCGCGCAGAACCTCGCCGCGCTCGACGGCCTGCTTCGCGACGACCTCACCCACGTCATCGCCACCGTGCCGCCGCAGCACATGTACGGCATGGAGATGTCGGTGCTGATGCCGCTGCTGGGGCCGGTCGCGGTGCACGCGGCGCGGCCGCTGTTCCCCGCCGACGTGGCGCGCGCGCTGCACGATTCCCCGACGCCGCCGTTGCTGGTCACCACGCCGGTGCACCTGCGCGCGCTGGTGGCTTCCGGACTCGATCTGCCGCCGCTGGCGGGCATCGTCTCGGCGACCGCGCCGATGCCGCCGGAACTGGCCGCGCAGGCCGAAGCGCGCTTCGGCTGCGAGGTGCGCGAGGTGTTCGGTTCGACCGAAACCTGCGTGTTCGCGCGCCGCCGCACCGCGCGCGATGCCGCGTGGACACCACTGCCCGGCGTGCGCCTGGCGCCGCAACCCGACGGGACCGCGGTGCACGCGGCGCACCTGGCCGAAGCCATCGTGCTCGCCGATCTGATGGAAGTGCATGCCGACGGCCGCTTCGAACTGCGCGGCCGCAACGCCGACCTGCTCGACATCGCCGGAAAGCGCGCTTCGCTGGGCGATCTCACGCGCAAGCTGCTCGCGGTACCGGGCGTCGAGGACGGCGTGATGTTCCAGCTCGATGCCGAAGACGCCATCGGCGTCCGCCGCATCGCCGCGCTCGTGGTCGCCCCGGGCGTGGACGAGCACGACATCCTCCATGCGCTGCGCCAGCAGCTCGATCCGGTGTTCCTTCCGCGCCCGCTGCGCCGCGTGGAGGCACTCCCGCGCAACGAAACCGGCAAGCTGCCGCGGCACGCGCTGGAGGCGCTGCTGCATGCGCATGAGCCGCGTGCGGTAGAGGGCGTAGGGGCCGGTTGA
- a CDS encoding 4'-phosphopantetheinyl transferase family protein translates to MSLSAPPIADPAPVRWAWRPHAPRMPAEPLARQWLAAELGTEVGTLPLTRDARGRPRLDGDFAGWDCNWSHSGDGLLIALGREVRIGIDLERVRPRGRALDLAQRFFTAPELAWLHAAPSAAVRDHGFLRLWCAKEAVLKAHGHGISFGLHRLRFAESPDGLRLVECDPELGQADDWSLQELRPAPEYLGALAWRSRNAGMVGRDS, encoded by the coding sequence ATGTCCCTGTCCGCTCCCCCAATCGCCGACCCGGCCCCGGTGCGCTGGGCCTGGCGCCCGCACGCGCCGCGCATGCCTGCCGAACCGCTGGCGCGGCAGTGGCTGGCGGCGGAACTGGGCACGGAGGTCGGGACGCTGCCGCTGACCCGCGACGCCCGCGGCCGCCCGCGGCTGGACGGCGATTTCGCCGGCTGGGACTGCAACTGGAGCCACAGCGGCGACGGCCTGCTGATCGCGCTGGGCCGCGAGGTGCGCATCGGCATCGACCTGGAACGCGTGCGCCCGCGGGGCCGCGCGCTCGATCTCGCCCAGCGCTTCTTCACCGCGCCGGAGCTCGCCTGGCTCCACGCCGCGCCGTCGGCGGCGGTGCGCGACCACGGCTTCCTGCGCCTGTGGTGCGCGAAGGAGGCCGTCCTGAAGGCGCACGGCCATGGCATTTCGTTCGGGCTGCACCGCCTGCGCTTCGCCGAAAGCCCGGACGGCTTGCGCCTGGTCGAATGCGATCCGGAACTCGGCCAGGCCGACGACTGGTCGCTGCAGGAGCTGCGGCCGGCGCCGGAGTACCTCGGGGCGCTGGCGTGGCGAAGCCGGAATGCGGGAATGGTCGGGCGGGATTCGTAA
- a CDS encoding ParB/RepB/Spo0J family partition protein codes for MSVAKKRGLGRGLEALLGPKAAAEAPVLEAVEGDVLRHLPVDALTPGKYQPRKHWDQEKLEELAESIKAQGVIQPIVVRDLGGKRYEIIAGERRWRASQLAGLSQIPVVIREVDDRTVVAMALIENIQREDLNPLEEANALQRLIDEFDLTHAQAAEAVGRSRAAVSNLLRLLELPPEIRVLLETHALEMGHARALLALTPQAAIALARQAAEHGWSVREVEHRVQQLAAGQIPTSSSAKPKAAKAKPQADIVALERELSESLNTKVNVLHGRGGKGRLVIHYSDLDSLDGVLEKLRGTVTE; via the coding sequence ATGAGCGTAGCCAAGAAGCGCGGCCTGGGCCGCGGCCTCGAAGCCCTGCTGGGACCCAAGGCCGCCGCCGAGGCGCCGGTCCTGGAAGCGGTCGAAGGCGACGTGCTGCGCCATCTGCCGGTGGACGCGCTGACGCCCGGCAAGTACCAGCCGCGAAAGCACTGGGACCAGGAAAAGCTCGAGGAGCTGGCCGAGTCGATCAAGGCGCAGGGCGTGATCCAGCCCATCGTCGTGCGCGATCTGGGCGGCAAGCGCTACGAGATCATCGCGGGCGAACGTCGCTGGCGCGCCTCGCAACTGGCGGGGCTGAGCCAGATCCCGGTCGTCATCCGCGAAGTCGACGACCGCACGGTCGTGGCGATGGCGCTGATCGAGAACATCCAGCGCGAAGACCTCAATCCGCTGGAAGAAGCCAACGCGCTGCAGCGGCTCATCGACGAATTCGACCTGACCCACGCGCAGGCCGCCGAGGCCGTCGGCCGTTCGCGCGCCGCGGTGTCGAACCTGCTGCGCCTGCTGGAACTGCCGCCGGAAATCCGCGTGCTGCTGGAAACGCACGCGCTGGAAATGGGCCACGCCCGCGCCCTGCTCGCGCTGACGCCGCAGGCGGCGATCGCGCTGGCGCGACAGGCGGCCGAACACGGCTGGTCGGTGCGCGAGGTCGAACACCGCGTGCAGCAGCTGGCCGCCGGGCAGATCCCGACCAGCAGTTCCGCCAAGCCCAAGGCCGCCAAGGCCAAGCCGCAGGCGGACATCGTCGCGCTGGAGCGCGAGCTGTCGGAGTCGCTCAACACCAAGGTCAACGTGCTGCACGGCCGCGGCGGCAAGGGTCGGCTGGTGATCCACTACTCCGACCTGGATTCGCTCGACGGCGTGCTGGAAAAGCTGCGCGGTACCGTTACCGAGTAA
- a CDS encoding ParA family protein — translation MARIIAVANQKGGVGKTTTAVNLAAALARTPKRVLLVDLDPQGNATMGSGLDKREIDTTICDVLLGEADVASIVKRTAEDFDLLPANIELTAAEITLMGEANREQRLKAALAPLRENYDFILIDCPPALSLLTLNALTAADSIVVPMQCEYYALEGISALIDTIEALKANLNPTLEVEGVLRTMFDVRNNLANAVSAELINHFGDRVFRTIVPRNVRLAEAPSHGQSIVGYDRASRGGIAYMGLAGEVLRRQRERDQAKARAPQPKETTA, via the coding sequence ATGGCCCGCATCATCGCCGTCGCCAACCAGAAAGGCGGAGTCGGCAAGACCACCACCGCCGTCAACCTGGCCGCCGCGCTCGCGCGGACGCCCAAGCGCGTGCTGCTGGTCGACCTGGACCCGCAGGGCAACGCGACGATGGGCAGCGGCCTGGACAAGCGCGAGATCGACACGACGATCTGCGACGTCCTGCTGGGCGAGGCCGACGTGGCATCGATCGTGAAGCGCACGGCCGAAGACTTCGACCTGCTGCCGGCGAACATCGAGCTGACCGCGGCCGAGATCACCCTGATGGGCGAGGCCAACCGCGAGCAACGCCTGAAGGCCGCGCTCGCGCCGCTGCGCGAGAATTACGATTTCATCCTCATCGACTGCCCGCCGGCGCTGTCGCTGCTCACGCTCAACGCGCTGACCGCGGCCGACTCGATCGTCGTGCCGATGCAGTGCGAGTACTACGCGCTGGAAGGCATCAGCGCGCTGATCGACACCATCGAGGCGCTCAAGGCGAACCTCAACCCGACGCTGGAAGTCGAGGGCGTGCTGCGCACCATGTTCGACGTGCGCAACAACCTGGCCAACGCCGTGTCGGCGGAACTGATCAACCATTTCGGCGACCGCGTGTTCCGCACGATCGTGCCGCGCAACGTCCGCCTGGCCGAGGCGCCCAGCCACGGCCAGAGCATCGTCGGCTACGACCGTGCCAGCCGCGGCGGCATCGCCTACATGGGGCTGGCGGGCGAAGTGCTGCGCCGCCAGCGCGAGCGCGACCAGGCGAAGGCGCGCGCTCCGCAACCGAAGGAGACCACGGCATGA
- the rsmG gene encoding 16S rRNA (guanine(527)-N(7))-methyltransferase RsmG, whose translation MTTPAPFDATLRRTLDDGLTALGLDPASVAPKLLDYLALLVRWNKTYNLTAVRDPHEMVVKHLLDSLAMHPFVDDLAARGGALADLGTGPGLPGIPLSIVKPGLKVTLVESNGKKARFMREAIRQLGLKDARVAESRIEAVDEPGAYDAITARALATLPLILELGGHLLKPEGRLLAMKGVHPADEIAALPAGWTVEASQPMRVPGLDAERHMVVIARA comes from the coding sequence ATGACCACCCCCGCCCCCTTCGACGCCACGCTGCGCCGCACGCTGGACGACGGCCTGACCGCCCTCGGCCTGGACCCCGCTTCCGTCGCGCCCAAGCTGCTGGACTACCTCGCCCTGCTGGTGCGCTGGAACAAGACCTACAACCTCACCGCCGTGCGCGATCCGCACGAGATGGTGGTCAAGCACCTGCTCGATTCGCTGGCGATGCATCCGTTCGTGGACGACCTGGCCGCACGCGGCGGCGCGCTGGCCGACCTCGGCACGGGGCCGGGGCTGCCGGGCATTCCGCTGTCGATCGTGAAGCCGGGCCTGAAGGTCACGCTGGTGGAAAGCAACGGCAAGAAGGCGCGCTTCATGCGCGAGGCGATCCGCCAGCTCGGCCTGAAGGACGCGCGCGTGGCCGAGTCGCGCATCGAGGCGGTGGACGAGCCCGGCGCGTACGACGCGATCACCGCGCGCGCGCTCGCGACGCTGCCGCTGATCCTCGAACTGGGCGGCCACCTGCTCAAGCCCGAGGGCCGCCTGCTCGCGATGAAGGGCGTGCATCCCGCCGACGAGATCGCCGCGCTGCCGGCCGGGTGGACCGTCGAGGCCTCGCAGCCGATGCGCGTGCCGGGGCTCGACGCCGAGCGGCACATGGTCGTGATCGCCCGGGCGTGA